AACCAGGGCATCGATATCAACGAGTATCCGCATTTCAAGCGTTGGTTTGAAATGATTGGTGAACGCCCTGCTGTAAAGCGTGGCGTAGAAGTCTTAACTGCATTACGCAAGCCCTTGCACGATGACAAAGCAAGAGAACAGTTATTTGGTTCATCACAGTATCAAAAAAGGAAATAGTATGAAGATTCAATCAGTCGGAGTAATTGGTGCAGGCACGATGGGTAACGGTATTGCACAGGTCTGTGCAGTTGCTGGGCTTGACGTTGTGATGGTAGATATTAGTGATGCAGCAGTTGAGCGTGGCTTAGGCCAAATTAGCAAAAGCTTAGATCGTCTTGTTAAAAAAGAAACGCTTACTGCTGAAGGCAAGGATGCGGCATTAAAACGCATTAAAGGCAGCACCTCCTATGCTGACTTTAAGGGCCTTCAATTAGTCATTGAGGCCGCTACCGAGAACCAAGCAGTTAAAGAAAAGATTTTGAAGCAAGTAGATGAGATCGTTAGTAAAGAAACTATCATCGCTACAAACACCTCTTCACTCTCCATCACCAAGCTCGCCGCTTTAGATTCCAATCCAAGCCGCTTCATTGGAATGCACTTTTTTAATCCGCCTCCTATGATGGCACTGGTTGAAGTGATTCGGGGATTACAAACTTCAGATGCAACACACGCAGCCATTATTGAAATGGCCAAACGAATTGGTAAAGAGCCAATTACCGTCAAGAACTCTCCCGGCTTTGTTGTGAACCGCATTTTGTTACCAATGATTAATGAAGCCTTCTTTGTTCTCTCTGAAGGTCTTGCTAGCCCAGAAGATATTGATGCCGGCATGAAGTTAGGATGCAATCAACCAATCGGCCCACTCGCTTTAGCCGACCTCATTGGTCTCGATACCTGCCTAGCAGTCATGGAAGTCTATTTTGAAAACTTCAGTGACTCTAAATATCGCCCTTGCCCACTACTTCGTGAAATGGTTGCCGCCGGCTACCTTGGAAGAAAAACTGGGCGCGGTGTCTATACCTACGATCAGTAATTTAATCAGCACCATTCATTAACCTTAATACAGTAGAAAAGTTTTTGTGAACCCATTGCCACCTCTAGTTCGTAAATTAGCCTATGCCGGCTTAATTCCTTTTGTCGGTCTTGCTTTAATGGTGCAGCTAGCACCAACACCCCTGAATTATTTAAGTGCTGAGTCTCTAGCTGGGTATGGTGCCGTCATTACCGCATTCATGGGTGCATTGCATTGGGGTGCCAATTTACATACGCTGGGCAAAGCGCCCCCGGGTGATCGCTGGGAAGATCGCAATGCCTGGATTTGGGGAGTAATACCCGCCCTAGTGGCTTGGGTAGCTCTGCATATTTATATTCCAGTGGGCCTGGTGATCTTGGCTTCTGCATTGATTATTCAGCGCAATATTGATAAAGAAACGTATCAATATTATTTTTCAAGTGAAGCAGCCTGCGAAGCTTTTATCACCCTACGCAATCGACTCACGCTAGTGTCTGCCGGCTGCTTGATTTGGGCTGCCTTAGTGATCCTGTTTGTGCAGAACTAATCAGCAGCCATGGGCAATCTGTTTGATCAAGCACCTCCGCCACCTTTGGCCGAAGCATTACGCCCCAAAACTATTGAAGAAGTTATTGGTCAAACGCATCTATTGGCTAGCGGTAAGCCGCTCAACTTAGCATTTGCCTCTGGCAAGCCGCACTCGATGATTCTCTGGGGTCCACCTGGAGTTGGCAAGACTACGCTAGCAAGACTATCCGCAAAAGCTTTTGATCGAGAGTTCATTGCAATATCAGCGGTGCTTGCGGGCGTTAAGGAAATTCGCGAAGCAATTGAGCAAGCACAACAGAGCATGTCGCACCAGGGCAAGCAAACCATTTTGTTTGTGGATGAGATTCATCGCTTTAATAAAAGCCAACAAGATGCCTTATTGCCCCATGTAGAGTCTGGTTTATTTACTTTTATTGGCGCCACTACTGAAAACCCCTCTTTTGAGGTGAACTCAGCACTGCTATCACGTGCACAGGTCTATGTTCTGAAGTCGCTAAGCGCTCTAGAGCTCAAGCAATTATTTGATCGAGCACGTGAGTATGCAATGCCTGGCGTTGAATTTGAATCAGCTGCAATCGATAGTCTGATCTTACATGCCGACGGGGATGCACGTAGATTGCTTAATTTAGTAGAGCAAGTACGCAACGCTATCTCCACACCTAATTCTGACATTCAGAAAGTGGATCAGGAATTTATTGAGAATGCTCTCACTGTACAAGCGCGTCGCTTTGATAAAGGTGGCGATCATTTTTATGATCAAATTTCTGCTCTTCATAAATCCGTGCGCGGTTCGAATCCGGATGCCGCTTTATATTGGTTTTGCCGCATGCTAGATGGCGGAGCGGATCCCCGCTATCTTGCCCGCAGAATTATTCGCATGGCCTGGGAAGATATAGGACTCGCTGATCCTAGGGCAATGCAATTGGCCAATGATGCAGCCCAAACTTTTGAGCGGCTTGGCTCACCTGAGGGTGAGTTGGCGCTTGGTCAAGCAGTGGTCTATTTAGCGATTGCAGCTAAAAGTAATGCTAGTTATAAGGCATATAACGCAGCAAGAGCCTATGTAGCTAATGACCAAAGCAAACCCGTACCCAATCATTTACGCAATGCACCAACCAAGCTGATGAAAGAGTTGGGTCACGGCAAAGCATATCGTTATGCCCATGATGAGCCACATGCCTACGCTGCTGGTGAATCCTATCTTCCCGAAGGAATGGCAGAACCCCATTGGTATGAGCCAGTTGATCGAGGTCTAGAGAGTCAGATTGCCGAGAAGATGGCTTTCTTACGCAAGCTTGATGAGGAGTCAAATAAGAAATGATCCAAGATCAAAAGCGCATAGAGCCGGTTGTCGGGACTTTGTATTACGACATCATTTCTCCTTTCTCGTATTTTTATATCAAGCAACGTCATCGCCTTGATAAGCGCGTAGATATTCAACCGGTTCCGATCTTGCTTGGCGGCTTATTCCGAGCAACCGATAATCGCGGACCCGGCGAGATCGAGGCTAAACGCCCTCATACCTATCAATATTGCGTATGGCTTGCTGAAAAGCTGGGCCTGCCATTTCGATTTCCAGAGCACCACCCTTTTCTGACTGTTGCTGCTCAACGTCTACTGGTTCAAGAAGATGCCCAATGGCAAATGGTTGAGCGTGCATTTGAGTATGTCTGGGTAGAAGGCAAGGACCCCAATCTCTCTTGGTCGGACTTTTGCCAATACCTGGGTTTAGCAGCAAATACCCCAAAGCCAGATGCGCCAGAAATCAAGGCGAAGCTTATTAGCAATACTGAGAGGGCAAAGGCTGATGGTGCATTTGGTGTGCCGACTTTGGTAATCAACTCTCACGCATTTTGGGGTCTTGATACGATCGATTGGGCTTTAGATTATTTGGATAGGCCGACGATGTTTGAAGAGACTGCCTATCAATATGCAGGCCAAGTACCTTCAGGCCTTTGAGCAATACAATCAATCATTAGTCTTTTTATTTAAATTTTAAGGGTTCTCTTCATGCGCAAAATCATCGCCTCCCTATTTCTCATCACCAGCTTGCTCGCGAGTGCAACAAGCTTTGCCGGCCCTAAAGTGGAATTCAAAACCACGATGGGTAATTTTGTTGTAGAGCTAGACTCTGTCAAGGCACCTAAGACGACTGCTAACTTTTTGAACTATGTCAATAGCGGTTTTTATAACGGCACTATATTTCACCGGGTGATCGATGGCTTTATGATTCAAGGTGGTGGGTTTACTCCGGACTTAACTCAAAAGCCTACGAATGCTCCAGTGGCTTCAGAAGCTCAAAATGGTCTCAAAAACGATAGCTACACAATTGCAATGGCTCGTACCTCTGATCCTGATTCTGCAACTGCGCAATTCTTTATCAACGTAAAAGACAATGAGGGATTGAATTACCCAAATGCGATGGGCAATGGCTATACCGTATTCGGCAAAGTGATTTCTGGTACTCAAACGATTGATGCTATTCGTAAAACCCCAACTTCGGTTGCATCAGCGCCAAGAATGGGTCGCATGGCTGACGTGCCTAGCAAGACCGTCACGATTGAATCGGCAACTGTTCTCAAATAATTTCTGATGGCTTAATTGAGCTCTGGCGATCAATATCATGATCTTGTTAGATGATGCCCAGAGCACTCGGTCCAATCCCAGTAGCCGGCTTTATGAGCAAGTTTTACAAGACTGGACTGTATACCCTCAGCCCAGCCATGTAGACACTATTGCCGCCGTTGACCAATGTCTTCTCAACATTAAAGAAGCTCTTACCAGAGGCGAATATATAGTTGCTGCGTTTGCTTATGAGTTAGGTCTTTATATTCATCGAATTGAACGGCCTGCACATCGCGTCATCAACAAGCATCCTTTGATACGGGCATGGTCTTTTAAGTCTCATAAGCGCTTGAGCAAAGAAGATGTCGATTCTTTTATCCAGAGTTACATTTCGACCCTCGATCCTGAATCTCACATTGCTGGCGTTGCCAACCTGCACTCTTCTGTCAATCAAGGGCAGTTCACAAAAGATATTGAGGCAATTCAAGAGTACATCCGAAGTGGCGATAGCTACCAAATTAATCATACCTTTCGAATTACCGGCGATGTGTATGGTGACCCACTAGCACTCTATGCCAGATTAAGAGGCCGTCAGCCAGGAAGATTTGGCGCATTTATTGCTGAAGACTCGAGCTACATCCTATCTCAATCTCCGGAATTATTCATTCAGAAACAAGGCAGTACTTTAATAGCAATGCCTATGAAAGGTACTGCCAGCGCATTAAGTGACTCAGCAGAACACTTGTCCGAAGATGCCAAGAATCAAGCTGAGAATGTCATGATTGTGGATTTATTACGCAACGACCTGAGCAGACTGGCATTGCCGGGCAGCGTCACAGTCCCCCAGCTTTTTGAGGTTGCAAGATACGGTGATGTCCTGCAAATGACATCCACAGTGCAAGCCGAGATGAAGCCTGATGCAGATCTTCGGGATGTAATGCATGCTGTTTTTCCCTGTGGCTCAGTCACTGGTGCCCCCAAAAAACGCAGCATGGAAATTATTCAAGAATTAGAGCCGCAAGATCGTGGCTATTATTGTGGTGCGCTGGGATGGCTGGATCCAAATGGAGATTTTGCGTTTAGCGTTCCTATTCGAACTTTAGAAATTGATCGAGATAATCAGTCACATACCAAAACATTTACTTTGGGCATTGGTGCGGGTATTACGATTGACTCTGAGGCTGACCAGGAATGGGAGGAGTGTCAAATCAAGGCGGCATTCTTGAGCAAGATGCCAAGCGAGATTGGATTATTTGAAACGATCTTGGTTCGCGCGGGTAAGCCTCAACATATTCAACTTCACTTGAGCCGTTTAACTCAATCCGCTCTGGCGCTAGGCATCCCCCATTCGATGCCCGATATTATTAAATCCATTGAAGATACTTGCATCAATTGTTCTGGCGATACTGAATATCGATTGCGCTTAGATTTGGATCTATCCGGCAAACCCAGTTGCCAAATTACTGCAATTAATCAATTACCTGAATCAGTAAAGATATTTTGGGCAAAAGACATTCTGCCCGATCCCAGTAAAGCAACTCTGTACTCCGGAAATATCTTGTTAAGACACAAAGTAAGCAGCCGACACCTGTATGACCAAGCCTGGAAGCTAGCAGAGCTTCATGGTGGCTTTGATGCCCTATTTATTAATGAGCAGGGGTTTGTTACTGAAGGTGGGAGAAGCAGTATTTTTATTAAGTCTGAAGATCGCTGGCTAACGCCCCCCGTTTCTGCAGGCCTGCTACCTGGGGTGATGAGATCCATCATCTTGAATGATCCCCAATTCAATGCCCATGAGACTAACCTGACTATTGATGATGTGCGTCATGCTAAAGAGATTATGCTTAGCAATGCATTACGTGGTCTGATCCCCGCCCATTTTTAGAAAGTCTGCATGAAGTTTTGTTCGCACTGCGCAGCGCCTATTAGCATCAAGATTCCTGCGGATGATTCGCGGGAACGCCATGTCTGCGATTCATGTGGGCTTATTCATTATTTCAATCCACGCAATGTGGTCGGCAGTATTCCCGTCTTTGGTGATCAAGTCTTATTGTGTCGTCGCGCCATTGAACCTCGGCATGGCTATTGGACTTTGCCAGCTGGATTTATGGAGCTTGGAGAAAGTACTAGCACTGGAGCAGCTCGCGAAACCCAAGAAGAAGCTGGCGCGATTGTGCAAATCGGTCCTTTATATTCCCTCTTAAATGTGCCCCATGCTGAGCAAGTACACCTCTTTTATCTCGCTAAGATGACTTCACCAGATTTTCATGCGGGAGAAGAAAGTCTAGAGGTTGCCCTTTTTCATGAGAAAGATATTCCGTGGAGTGAGATTGCTTTCCCAACAGTAAAACAAACTCTAGAATGGTTCTTTGCCGATCGCACTGCCGGAGTATTTGATTCGGGTGTTGAGTTTGGTGTTCGCAGCAGAGATATTCTGCCAACAGAAAAAATCTAGTCTTCGTAAGCGCATGAGTAACATCAATTGGCTGGGATCTCAGGATGACTTTCCTAATCCAATGGATTGCCCAGATCCCGATCCCAGTGTTCCAGGTTTGATCGCTGTTAGCGAACGGATTTATCCAGGCCAATTGGCTCGCGCATATCAGATGGGAATCTTTCCTTG
The genomic region above belongs to Polynucleobacter sp. AP-Ainpum-60-G11 and contains:
- a CDS encoding 3-hydroxybutyryl-CoA dehydrogenase translates to MKIQSVGVIGAGTMGNGIAQVCAVAGLDVVMVDISDAAVERGLGQISKSLDRLVKKETLTAEGKDAALKRIKGSTSYADFKGLQLVIEAATENQAVKEKILKQVDEIVSKETIIATNTSSLSITKLAALDSNPSRFIGMHFFNPPPMMALVEVIRGLQTSDATHAAIIEMAKRIGKEPITVKNSPGFVVNRILLPMINEAFFVLSEGLASPEDIDAGMKLGCNQPIGPLALADLIGLDTCLAVMEVYFENFSDSKYRPCPLLREMVAAGYLGRKTGRGVYTYDQ
- a CDS encoding DUF3429 domain-containing protein, translating into MNPLPPLVRKLAYAGLIPFVGLALMVQLAPTPLNYLSAESLAGYGAVITAFMGALHWGANLHTLGKAPPGDRWEDRNAWIWGVIPALVAWVALHIYIPVGLVILASALIIQRNIDKETYQYYFSSEAACEAFITLRNRLTLVSAGCLIWAALVILFVQN
- a CDS encoding replication-associated recombination protein A, giving the protein MGNLFDQAPPPPLAEALRPKTIEEVIGQTHLLASGKPLNLAFASGKPHSMILWGPPGVGKTTLARLSAKAFDREFIAISAVLAGVKEIREAIEQAQQSMSHQGKQTILFVDEIHRFNKSQQDALLPHVESGLFTFIGATTENPSFEVNSALLSRAQVYVLKSLSALELKQLFDRAREYAMPGVEFESAAIDSLILHADGDARRLLNLVEQVRNAISTPNSDIQKVDQEFIENALTVQARRFDKGGDHFYDQISALHKSVRGSNPDAALYWFCRMLDGGADPRYLARRIIRMAWEDIGLADPRAMQLANDAAQTFERLGSPEGELALGQAVVYLAIAAKSNASYKAYNAARAYVANDQSKPVPNHLRNAPTKLMKELGHGKAYRYAHDEPHAYAAGESYLPEGMAEPHWYEPVDRGLESQIAEKMAFLRKLDEESNKK
- a CDS encoding 2-hydroxychromene-2-carboxylate isomerase, with the translated sequence MIQDQKRIEPVVGTLYYDIISPFSYFYIKQRHRLDKRVDIQPVPILLGGLFRATDNRGPGEIEAKRPHTYQYCVWLAEKLGLPFRFPEHHPFLTVAAQRLLVQEDAQWQMVERAFEYVWVEGKDPNLSWSDFCQYLGLAANTPKPDAPEIKAKLISNTERAKADGAFGVPTLVINSHAFWGLDTIDWALDYLDRPTMFEETAYQYAGQVPSGL
- a CDS encoding peptidylprolyl isomerase — translated: MRKIIASLFLITSLLASATSFAGPKVEFKTTMGNFVVELDSVKAPKTTANFLNYVNSGFYNGTIFHRVIDGFMIQGGGFTPDLTQKPTNAPVASEAQNGLKNDSYTIAMARTSDPDSATAQFFINVKDNEGLNYPNAMGNGYTVFGKVISGTQTIDAIRKTPTSVASAPRMGRMADVPSKTVTIESATVLK
- a CDS encoding bifunctional chorismate-binding protein/class IV aminotransferase — its product is MILLDDAQSTRSNPSSRLYEQVLQDWTVYPQPSHVDTIAAVDQCLLNIKEALTRGEYIVAAFAYELGLYIHRIERPAHRVINKHPLIRAWSFKSHKRLSKEDVDSFIQSYISTLDPESHIAGVANLHSSVNQGQFTKDIEAIQEYIRSGDSYQINHTFRITGDVYGDPLALYARLRGRQPGRFGAFIAEDSSYILSQSPELFIQKQGSTLIAMPMKGTASALSDSAEHLSEDAKNQAENVMIVDLLRNDLSRLALPGSVTVPQLFEVARYGDVLQMTSTVQAEMKPDADLRDVMHAVFPCGSVTGAPKKRSMEIIQELEPQDRGYYCGALGWLDPNGDFAFSVPIRTLEIDRDNQSHTKTFTLGIGAGITIDSEADQEWEECQIKAAFLSKMPSEIGLFETILVRAGKPQHIQLHLSRLTQSALALGIPHSMPDIIKSIEDTCINCSGDTEYRLRLDLDLSGKPSCQITAINQLPESVKIFWAKDILPDPSKATLYSGNILLRHKVSSRHLYDQAWKLAELHGGFDALFINEQGFVTEGGRSSIFIKSEDRWLTPPVSAGLLPGVMRSIILNDPQFNAHETNLTIDDVRHAKEIMLSNALRGLIPAHF
- a CDS encoding NUDIX hydrolase is translated as MKFCSHCAAPISIKIPADDSRERHVCDSCGLIHYFNPRNVVGSIPVFGDQVLLCRRAIEPRHGYWTLPAGFMELGESTSTGAARETQEEAGAIVQIGPLYSLLNVPHAEQVHLFYLAKMTSPDFHAGEESLEVALFHEKDIPWSEIAFPTVKQTLEWFFADRTAGVFDSGVEFGVRSRDILPTEKI